The Dehalococcoidia bacterium genomic sequence GGAGCTCGGGAAGCCGGGCTGAGAGGGTGGCCGAGTCGCCGCCGACCGTCGAACCTGATCCGGGTAATGCCGGCGCAGGAAGAAGGCCGCAATCCGTTCCCCACCCAGAACCAGCCGGCAGCACCGTGCCGAGCCTGCCCGTGAGGCCAGCTTCGCAGGGAGGCAGGCCATGGCCACGGAGGCGGCCGGCGCCGGTCCGCTGGACGTTCGCGGCGTTCCGGCAGATGACTTTCTCAGCATCGAGCAGCATGCGCTCGACCCGATCCCGCTGGCCGACCGGCACGGCACGCCCGGCGGCCTCTTCCTGCTCTGGGCGGCGGCCCAGGCGAACTTCACCTCGATCTTCACCGGCGCGTTGCTGATCGCCGCCCTCAAGCTGAACGGCATCGCCCTGGGCACCGGCGACGCCATCGTGGCCATCGTGATCGGCGGCGTGCTGGCAGCCGTGGTGCTGGGTCTGCTGAGCGTGATCGGCCCGCACACGGGCACCTCTCAAGTCGTCGCATCGCGCGCGACCTTCGGCATGCGCGGCGCCGCACTGGGCGGCTTGTTCACGCTCTTCCTGGCGATCGGCTGGTTCGCGGTGGACAGCGTGATCGGCACGCAGGCGCTGATCGCGCTGCTCGGTAAGGCCGGCGTGAGCAACAGCAAGCCGCTCGAGGCGATCCTTCTGTTGTTGATTGTGGGCGCTTCGATGGTCGTGGCTGTGTATGGTCACCAGACGATCAGCGTATTCGAGCGTTTCGGCGCAATCGTGTTTGTCGCCTTCGCCGCGCTGGTCTTTGTCTGGCTCGTTCCGAAGATCGACTTCGGCGCCGCCGCGCAGATCCATGGCGCCGACCACGCGGGTGCATTCATCCTCGGCGCGAGCGTCGTCTTCGCCTTGATCGCCTCGTGGTACGGGTTCGCCAGCGATTACTCGCGGTATCTGTCGCCGAGTGCCGAGCGGCGTCGCGTGACGCTGTTCGCGGGTGGCGGCATAGCGGCATCGACGATCTTGCTCAGTATCCTCGGCGTCCTGCTTCTGACGATCGACCCGAACCGCGATCCCAACGGGCTGCAGGATACGATTGTCAATGCCTTGCCGGGCGTGATCGGCATCCCCTTCCTGCTCTATGTCGCGATCGGCATGGTTTGGGGCAACTACTTTGATGTCTACACCGCCGGCCTCTCGTCGCTGGCGATCGGCCTGCCGCTCTCGCGCTGGCGTGCAGCTCTGGTCTGCGGCGTGCTCGGCGGCGTGCTGGCGTACATCGCCCTCTTCCAGTCGGACTTCCAGACGCAGTACACCAACTTCCTGCTGCTCACCTACGTCTGGGCGCCGGGCTGGGCGGCGGTGGTGCTGGCCGATTTCTTCTTCGTCCGCAAACGCATTGAACCCACGGATCTGGTGCGCCGCGGCCCGCGCTACTGGTTCTCCGCGGGGTTCAGTCCGACGGCGCTGCTCGCCTGGGCGATCGGCACGGCGGCAGCGACTCCGTTCATCAACAGCCCGCTGTGGACGAGCCCGCTGTCGAAGCACCAGTTGCACGGCGCGGATTTGTCGGGCGTCGTCGCCTTCGTCGTCGCGGGCGTCGTTTACCTGGCGGCGGCGCGGCGTGGCCAGGTGGCCGCCGGGTCCGGCGCGGAGGCGGTGGGCAGCGATGCGTAGCAGCAACCATGGCAGGCGAGCGGGATGCTTGTCGGCTTCAAGCAAGACCACGGCAGCGCCGTTGAAGCACCCGGCACGACGGAGTCAGCCGGACGGCGGGGCGATGCGCACGTCTGAGAGGAACTCCCGCAAGTAGCGGTTCACCAGGCCGGGTTGCTCTTGCTGCACCCAGTGGCTCGTGCGCGGGATGTAGCGGATACGCAGGTCGCCGACCCAGCGCTCCATGCCATGTGTCAGCTCCACGCCCAGAGCGCGGTCGTTCGTCGCCCAGATCAGCAGGGTCGGCGTCTCGATCAGGGGCATGGGGCGCTCGCGGCGGAACTCGCGGGCGGCGGCGCGGTACCAGTTGATCGCGGCCGT encodes the following:
- a CDS encoding cytosine permease; this translates as MATEAAGAGPLDVRGVPADDFLSIEQHALDPIPLADRHGTPGGLFLLWAAAQANFTSIFTGALLIAALKLNGIALGTGDAIVAIVIGGVLAAVVLGLLSVIGPHTGTSQVVASRATFGMRGAALGGLFTLFLAIGWFAVDSVIGTQALIALLGKAGVSNSKPLEAILLLLIVGASMVVAVYGHQTISVFERFGAIVFVAFAALVFVWLVPKIDFGAAAQIHGADHAGAFILGASVVFALIASWYGFASDYSRYLSPSAERRRVTLFAGGGIAASTILLSILGVLLLTIDPNRDPNGLQDTIVNALPGVIGIPFLLYVAIGMVWGNYFDVYTAGLSSLAIGLPLSRWRAALVCGVLGGVLAYIALFQSDFQTQYTNFLLLTYVWAPGWAAVVLADFFFVRKRIEPTDLVRRGPRYWFSAGFSPTALLAWAIGTAAATPFINSPLWTSPLSKHQLHGADLSGVVAFVVAGVVYLAAARRGQVAAGSGAEAVGSDA